From the genome of Effusibacillus lacus, one region includes:
- a CDS encoding PucR family transcriptional regulator, producing the protein MNKELKLTVADVLKRPLFQDAEVIAGSRGLSRPIRWVHILEAAESGSFLNGGELILSTGVGVGESREKRIEYLNELIRRKAVGLCIELGSYIPEIPPDMREIADHYEFPLLVFRRPVRFVDITLDLHENIVNRHIKALRELENYSRDLQRLTLQSNGLPRILAHFQSVTQTQTFFFPIDGSPVFAPSMNQTIETELTHILQKTLLQDPAPPNASLLPISERKQILYQPIAAMGHVLAYLGIILFEREPDEFLHLTLDYTSTAVAQLLLRRMFAQERALDNQTQLLDDILQGRVHREEDIRVSLGIKPGSTRPPQFVCFIMEAISGPIRPDAETDSPFHDLLVVFRSILSRHKFRPLLRGKGNRLYGLLLDTDQMSDRRLQCEKSLREIEQTCKQALDSNIKIRFGISRASSRYADARLHFQEAEQVLAFPSAGSPFFEDLGIYRLLLQIKDGYALNSFIDDYLGPLLQYDADHGSQLVLTLRVFLDQGCSKQDTADRLYIRRQTLYHRLDKISELLGDTFTSAEHRVSLELALRAYEMLQEPSK; encoded by the coding sequence GTGAATAAGGAATTGAAACTGACAGTTGCCGATGTCCTGAAGCGTCCGCTGTTTCAGGATGCAGAGGTGATAGCGGGAAGCCGGGGTCTGTCAAGACCCATCCGCTGGGTCCACATTCTGGAAGCGGCAGAAAGCGGTTCTTTTCTGAACGGAGGGGAATTGATCCTTTCCACCGGTGTGGGCGTCGGGGAAAGCCGGGAGAAACGGATCGAATACCTGAATGAGCTGATCCGGCGGAAAGCTGTGGGGTTGTGTATCGAATTGGGGTCGTATATTCCGGAGATTCCGCCCGACATGCGTGAAATTGCGGACCATTACGAGTTCCCGTTACTTGTATTTCGCCGCCCCGTACGCTTCGTTGACATCACCCTGGATCTCCATGAAAACATCGTAAACCGGCATATCAAAGCGCTGCGCGAACTGGAAAACTACTCACGGGATCTGCAGCGGCTCACCCTGCAGTCGAACGGTCTGCCGCGGATTCTTGCCCACTTCCAGAGCGTCACTCAAACCCAGACTTTTTTCTTTCCCATTGATGGCTCCCCGGTGTTTGCTCCCTCGATGAACCAGACAATTGAGACTGAGCTGACCCATATCTTGCAGAAAACGCTGCTGCAAGACCCGGCGCCGCCAAACGCTTCCCTGCTGCCCATATCGGAGCGAAAACAAATCCTGTACCAACCGATAGCAGCCATGGGACATGTGCTGGCATACCTCGGGATTATCCTGTTCGAGAGGGAACCGGATGAATTTCTCCATTTGACGCTCGACTACACCTCCACTGCGGTCGCACAGCTCCTGCTGCGCAGAATGTTTGCGCAGGAACGGGCACTGGACAATCAGACCCAGTTGTTGGACGACATCCTGCAAGGGCGTGTGCACCGGGAGGAAGACATCCGCGTCTCACTCGGCATCAAGCCCGGCTCGACGCGGCCGCCGCAATTTGTGTGTTTCATTATGGAAGCAATCTCCGGCCCGATTCGACCTGATGCAGAAACAGACTCGCCATTCCACGATCTGCTTGTGGTGTTTCGGTCCATCCTGTCCCGGCACAAATTCCGCCCGCTCCTCCGGGGCAAGGGAAACCGTCTTTACGGTTTGTTGCTTGACACCGATCAAATGTCGGACAGGCGCTTGCAATGCGAGAAATCCCTGCGTGAGATTGAGCAAACCTGCAAACAGGCACTCGATTCCAACATCAAGATCCGGTTTGGCATCAGCCGGGCATCTTCGAGATATGCGGACGCACGGCTGCATTTTCAGGAGGCGGAACAGGTCTTGGCTTTCCCGTCTGCAGGCAGTCCCTTTTTCGAAGATCTGGGAATCTACCGGCTGCTGCTGCAAATCAAAGACGGGTATGCCCTGAACTCGTTTATCGACGATTATCTGGGGCCGCTCCTGCAGTATGATGCAGACCATGGCAGCCAACTGGTTCTGACCCTGCGGGTGTTCCTGGATCAGGGCTGTTCGAAGCAAGATACGGCAGACCGCCTGTACATCCGCAGGCAAACCCTCTACCACCGTCTGGACAAAATCAGCGAACTGCTGGGCGACACCTTCACATCGGCAGAACACCGGGTAAGCCTCGAACTGGCGCTCCGGGCCTATGAAATGCTGCAAGAGCCGTCAAAATAG
- a CDS encoding CoA-acylating methylmalonate-semialdehyde dehydrogenase: protein MIPTLIGDRMKNYIGGTWMEAKTERYEDIPNPATGELLAKVPLSSKEDVDAAVQAAKAAFPAWSQTPVVDRARIMFRFQQLLFQHQDELARMITLENGKNLAEAQAELLRAIEMAEFAAGMPTLLMGESLPNIARDIDSEVRRFPLGVVAGITPFNFPLMVPMWMYPIAITAGNTFVLKPSERTPLSSIRAAELLKEAGLPDGVFNVVNGAHDVVNGLLEHPDVKAVSFVGSQPVAEYIYRTAAANGKRVQALAGAKNHHLVMPDTDLRRAAKTIVSSAFGCAGERCMAASVVVAVDSIADELIQYLIEESDALKMGNGLEAGVDLGPVIRPAHLEKVHDYIERGVDAGASLVRDGRKDALQHRQGYFLGPTIFDQATPEMVIVRDEIFAPVLSVVRVAGFEEGLEAISKSRYGNGACIYTGSGRLGREFVQRVEAGMVGVNVGVPAPMGFFAFSGWKQSFYGDLHANGKDGVEFFTKKKTVTSRWFDDGEMNIGSQKTFVK from the coding sequence ATGATCCCGACACTGATCGGTGACCGAATGAAAAACTATATAGGCGGAACCTGGATGGAAGCGAAGACAGAACGTTACGAAGACATTCCCAACCCGGCAACCGGCGAACTGCTTGCGAAGGTGCCGCTTTCTTCGAAGGAAGATGTGGACGCGGCGGTGCAAGCGGCCAAAGCCGCATTCCCGGCATGGAGCCAGACTCCGGTTGTGGATCGGGCCCGGATCATGTTCCGGTTTCAGCAGCTTCTGTTTCAACACCAGGATGAATTGGCCCGGATGATCACATTGGAAAACGGGAAAAATCTGGCCGAAGCTCAGGCGGAACTGCTGCGTGCCATAGAGATGGCAGAGTTTGCTGCCGGAATGCCCACTCTCTTGATGGGAGAATCCTTGCCGAACATTGCCAGAGACATAGATTCGGAAGTTCGCCGTTTCCCATTGGGAGTGGTGGCGGGAATCACGCCCTTCAACTTTCCGCTGATGGTCCCCATGTGGATGTACCCCATCGCCATCACTGCGGGCAATACCTTTGTTCTGAAGCCTTCCGAACGGACTCCTCTATCCTCGATTCGGGCGGCCGAACTGCTGAAAGAAGCGGGGCTGCCGGATGGAGTCTTCAATGTGGTAAACGGTGCCCACGATGTGGTGAACGGCCTGTTGGAGCACCCGGATGTGAAAGCGGTTTCCTTCGTCGGTTCCCAGCCGGTGGCCGAGTATATCTACAGGACTGCCGCTGCCAATGGCAAGCGGGTGCAGGCGTTGGCAGGCGCCAAGAACCATCACCTGGTGATGCCGGATACCGACTTGCGACGGGCTGCCAAAACCATTGTCAGTTCCGCTTTCGGCTGTGCCGGGGAAAGGTGCATGGCGGCAAGCGTTGTGGTGGCGGTAGACTCGATTGCAGATGAGTTGATCCAGTACCTGATAGAAGAATCGGATGCACTGAAGATGGGCAACGGCTTGGAAGCCGGGGTGGATCTGGGACCTGTCATCCGGCCTGCCCACCTTGAAAAGGTTCATGACTACATTGAACGGGGCGTTGATGCCGGAGCCAGCCTGGTGAGAGACGGACGCAAGGATGCACTGCAGCATCGGCAAGGATACTTCCTTGGACCCACCATCTTTGATCAGGCGACCCCGGAAATGGTCATCGTGCGCGATGAAATCTTCGCTCCTGTCCTGAGCGTGGTGCGGGTAGCCGGTTTTGAAGAGGGCCTGGAAGCCATCAGCAAGTCCAGGTATGGTAACGGCGCCTGTATTTATACCGGAAGCGGCCGATTGGGCCGGGAATTCGTCCAGCGAGTGGAAGCGGGTATGGTCGGAGTCAATGTCGGCGTGCCGGCACCCATGGGATTCTTTGCTTTCTCCGGATGGAAGCAGTCCTTCTATGGGGATCTGCACGCCAACGGCAAGGACGGTGTGGAGTTCTTTACCAAGAAGAAGACGGTGACCTCCCGCTGGTTTGACGATGGGGAAATGAACATCGGCTCCCAAAAAACATTCGTGAAGTAA
- a CDS encoding aspartate aminotransferase family protein → MKEASTTAHTENKESLLEKDRTYMWHHMSPYNPNPMIAAESKGAWVTDVEGNVYLDGMSGLWCVNIGYGRQELAEAAYEQLKTLAYFPLTQSHVPGIKLAEKISEWLGDEYRVFFSNSGSEANEVAFKIARQYHQQKGQPSRYKIVSRYRAYHGNSMGALAATGQGVRKHKYEPLAPGFLHVPPPYCYRCPFGKTYGSCNLECAEVYDQVINWECAETVAAVIMEPTITGGGVIVPPPEYLPKVREICDKHGVLLIIDEVICGVGRSGQKFGHQNFGVKPDIVTMAKGITSGYLPLSATAVRAGIADCFNEAGINQHFRHINTFGGNPAACALALKNMELIEEEGLIQRAEELGHALRAKLSVIEDHPNVGDIRSFGLICGIEMVENRETKEPAAPDKVAQVIGECKKRRMIIGKNGDTVPGFHNILTLAPPFSTTDEDLDFLVRVVKESFDTL, encoded by the coding sequence ATGAAAGAGGCGTCCACAACGGCGCATACGGAAAATAAAGAATCGCTGTTGGAGAAAGATCGAACCTATATGTGGCACCACATGTCCCCTTATAACCCCAATCCCATGATTGCCGCGGAGTCAAAGGGGGCGTGGGTTACCGATGTTGAAGGCAACGTGTATCTGGACGGGATGTCGGGGCTGTGGTGCGTCAATATCGGGTATGGGCGGCAAGAGTTGGCGGAAGCCGCTTATGAACAGTTAAAAACCCTTGCTTACTTCCCGTTGACCCAAAGCCATGTGCCGGGCATTAAACTGGCGGAAAAGATCAGCGAATGGCTGGGAGATGAATACCGGGTATTCTTCTCCAACAGCGGATCGGAAGCCAATGAAGTGGCCTTCAAGATCGCCCGTCAGTATCACCAGCAGAAAGGGCAGCCAAGCCGCTACAAAATCGTTTCCCGGTATCGTGCGTACCACGGGAACAGCATGGGCGCACTGGCAGCGACAGGCCAGGGAGTGCGCAAACACAAATACGAACCTCTGGCTCCCGGATTCCTGCATGTTCCCCCGCCCTACTGTTATCGCTGTCCTTTTGGCAAGACTTATGGCAGCTGCAACCTGGAGTGCGCCGAGGTATACGATCAGGTGATCAATTGGGAATGTGCCGAGACGGTGGCGGCCGTCATCATGGAGCCGACCATCACCGGTGGCGGCGTAATCGTACCCCCGCCCGAATACTTGCCCAAAGTCCGTGAAATCTGCGATAAACATGGGGTCTTGCTGATCATTGACGAAGTGATCTGCGGGGTAGGGAGATCGGGACAGAAATTCGGCCATCAGAATTTTGGAGTCAAACCGGATATTGTAACGATGGCCAAAGGAATTACCAGTGGCTATCTTCCGCTGTCGGCCACAGCTGTCCGTGCCGGGATCGCCGATTGCTTCAATGAAGCCGGAATCAACCAACACTTTCGTCATATCAATACATTCGGAGGAAATCCCGCAGCGTGTGCCCTGGCCCTCAAGAACATGGAACTGATAGAGGAAGAAGGGCTGATTCAAAGGGCGGAAGAATTGGGCCATGCACTCAGGGCAAAGCTTTCCGTCATTGAAGACCATCCCAACGTGGGCGACATTCGAAGTTTTGGACTCATCTGCGGCATTGAAATGGTAGAAAACCGGGAGACCAAGGAACCGGCGGCACCGGACAAAGTCGCTCAGGTGATCGGAGAATGCAAGAAGCGGAGGATGATCATCGGGAAAAATGGTGATACTGTGCCCGGCTTTCACAATATCCTGACATTGGCACCGCCCTTCTCGACGACGGATGAAGACCTTGATTTTCTTGTTCGTGTTGTCAAAGAATCGTTTGACACTCTTTGA
- the ald gene encoding alanine dehydrogenase, which yields MIIGVPKEIKNNENRVAMTPAGVQTLAGAGHTVLVETNAGAGSGFPDDRYRAAGARIVSDAQKLWESAEMIVKVKEPIAEEYKYFRPGLILFAYLHLAAAGLLIHELMEKEVTAIAYETIQLEDGSLPLLAPMSEVAGRMSIQIGAHFLEKAQGGRGLLLGGVPGVEPGNVVIIGGGIVGANAAQIALGMRAKVTILENNPKRLRELDEQFQGRVQVIMSNAYNIAKAVSEADLLIGAVLLPGAKAPRLVTEEMVSRMKPGSVIVDVAVDQGGCIETVDRVTTHDNPTYLKHGVVHYCVANIPGAVPHTSTLALTNVTLPYVVKLANKGVQQAIAEYPDLRKGVNVMGGKVTHEAVAATFQLEPCTVA from the coding sequence ATGATCATTGGCGTTCCGAAAGAGATCAAGAACAATGAGAACCGGGTGGCCATGACACCGGCAGGAGTACAGACGCTTGCCGGTGCCGGACATACCGTGCTGGTAGAAACCAATGCCGGAGCCGGAAGCGGATTCCCGGACGACAGGTACCGGGCGGCCGGTGCGAGGATTGTGTCCGATGCGCAGAAATTATGGGAATCGGCCGAAATGATTGTCAAGGTGAAAGAACCAATCGCCGAAGAGTACAAGTATTTCCGGCCCGGCCTTATCCTGTTCGCCTATTTGCACCTGGCGGCCGCAGGCCTTTTGATCCATGAACTGATGGAGAAGGAGGTCACCGCCATCGCCTATGAAACGATCCAACTGGAAGACGGATCCCTCCCTCTCTTGGCACCCATGAGTGAAGTGGCAGGCAGGATGTCGATCCAGATCGGGGCCCATTTTCTGGAGAAGGCGCAGGGCGGCAGGGGACTGCTGCTTGGCGGGGTTCCCGGTGTGGAACCGGGGAACGTGGTCATCATCGGCGGAGGAATCGTAGGTGCCAACGCGGCTCAAATCGCGTTGGGGATGCGGGCCAAAGTGACAATTCTGGAAAACAATCCGAAACGGCTGCGGGAGTTGGACGAACAATTCCAGGGCCGGGTGCAGGTGATCATGTCCAACGCTTACAATATTGCGAAGGCAGTATCGGAAGCGGACTTGCTGATTGGGGCTGTGCTGCTGCCGGGGGCCAAGGCTCCCCGCCTTGTGACGGAAGAGATGGTCAGCCGCATGAAGCCGGGTTCCGTGATCGTGGATGTAGCGGTGGATCAAGGAGGATGCATCGAAACGGTTGACCGGGTGACTACCCACGACAACCCGACCTATCTCAAACACGGGGTTGTTCACTACTGTGTGGCCAATATACCCGGAGCCGTTCCTCACACCTCCACCCTGGCTTTGACCAACGTGACACTTCCTTATGTAGTAAAACTGGCAAACAAGGGCGTGCAGCAAGCCATTGCCGAATATCCCGACCTGCGCAAGGGCGTCAATGTGATGGGAGGCAAGGTCACCCACGAAGCGGTGGCTGCCACCTTTCAGCTGGAACCTTGTACGGTTGCTTGA